A DNA window from Niabella yanshanensis contains the following coding sequences:
- a CDS encoding response regulator transcription factor, with the protein MKVLIVEDEALLAEEIAVSLGGRQFQCDWASSAAEALNKTDLGHYEFILLDIGLPDKDGFYLLKEIRKDHPETAIIILTARGRVEDRIKGLDMGADDYLSKPFSLLELQSRIMAITRRKYNLNDTLTAVGAFELDIRNRLIRYEDQEVDLSKKEFDLFSYLVLHKNRPLSRLQLSEHLWGDFSDEGNDSNYIDVHIKNIRKKLGAYAPVDWLETIRGIGYKIKME; encoded by the coding sequence ATGAAAGTTTTAATTGTAGAAGATGAAGCGCTGCTGGCAGAGGAGATAGCTGTATCTCTGGGGGGCAGGCAATTTCAATGTGATTGGGCTTCATCGGCTGCTGAAGCGCTTAATAAAACCGATTTGGGCCATTATGAGTTTATATTATTAGATATTGGTTTACCTGACAAAGACGGCTTCTATTTATTAAAAGAGATCAGGAAAGATCATCCGGAAACAGCCATTATTATACTTACGGCCAGAGGGCGGGTAGAAGACCGGATTAAGGGGCTGGATATGGGGGCCGACGATTATTTGTCCAAACCCTTTTCGTTACTCGAACTTCAATCTCGTATAATGGCAATAACCAGGAGGAAATATAATCTTAACGATACCCTTACTGCTGTAGGCGCATTTGAACTGGATATCCGCAACCGGTTGATCAGGTATGAAGACCAGGAAGTGGATCTTTCAAAAAAAGAGTTTGATCTGTTCAGTTACCTGGTGTTGCATAAAAACCGGCCTTTAAGCCGCCTGCAGTTAAGCGAACATTTGTGGGGTGATTTTTCCGACGAAGGCAACGACTCTAACTATATAGATGTGCATATCAAAAATATCAGGAAGAAATTAGGCGCTTATGCTCCGGTAGACTGGCTGGAAACTATAAGGGGCATCGGTTACAAAATAAAAATGGAATAA
- a CDS encoding LytR/AlgR family response regulator transcription factor has translation MIKIKCTILDDEPRAVQLLESYVKQTEDLILLKASTSFADIEMAIKENKSDLIFLDIQMPEENGMDIIKRFNYNNSFILTTAYSDYALEGYEYNVVDFLLKPISYKRFLQAIQKFKAIKSYPRFNQRYIFIRESGISYKLLIENIQYVEGLRDYIKIYTADRTFMVLNSLGAFLKQLPEGEFIRTHRSFIVNMKRVEKVEPTSIVIAQRELPIGDAYKKQFLSIVYGKNKK, from the coding sequence ATGATAAAAATAAAATGTACTATACTGGACGATGAACCCCGGGCGGTGCAGTTATTAGAAAGTTATGTAAAGCAAACGGAGGATTTGATTTTATTAAAGGCGTCAACTTCTTTTGCAGATATTGAAATGGCTATAAAAGAAAATAAATCGGATCTTATTTTTTTAGATATTCAAATGCCCGAGGAAAATGGAATGGATATTATTAAAAGATTCAATTACAATAATTCATTTATACTTACAACAGCCTATTCTGACTACGCGTTGGAAGGATATGAGTATAACGTGGTTGACTTTCTATTAAAGCCGATATCCTACAAAAGGTTTTTACAGGCAATTCAAAAGTTTAAGGCCATAAAATCGTACCCCCGTTTTAACCAGCGCTATATATTCATTAGAGAAAGCGGCATCAGTTATAAATTATTGATAGAAAACATTCAATATGTAGAAGGCTTGAGAGATTATATAAAAATTTATACAGCGGACAGAACCTTTATGGTTTTAAACAGTCTTGGAGCTTTTTTGAAGCAATTGCCTGAAGGGGAATTTATAAGAACGCATCGTTCTTTTATTGTTAATATGAAACGGGTAGAGAAAGTGGAGCCAACGAGTATTGTTATTGCCCAAAGGGAGCTTCCAATAGGAGACGCTTATAAAAAGCAGTTTTTATCCATAGTTTACGGGAAAAATAAGAAATAA
- a CDS encoding DUF5694 domain-containing protein codes for MLKLTFSCVLCLFIYLNASSQIQKFDDKFDDAIAVLNFGTFHFGYTPDATKVEFDEHNKKNQSDARAIAKLIAAFNPTVIIVERVPELNEQLMTDYMAYIANPEMEFKNPNEIQLLAYEVGRLSKARRIYGIDFHEGYNYNVYNSIKPLVDSLTYLKYSRLIANHIRKSREDTLSLKERLKLTNHPQVLDYLINVNADMLTYVSTKGNAEGANEAAKFYHRNLVMYSNLNQIPLTKNDRVFILMGAAHTAFFRDLMKRSPKYRLVDVFHYLK; via the coding sequence ATGCTCAAACTTACTTTTTCCTGCGTGCTCTGCCTCTTTATTTATCTTAATGCTTCATCCCAAATTCAGAAGTTTGATGATAAGTTTGACGATGCTATTGCCGTATTAAATTTTGGCACCTTTCATTTCGGTTACACTCCCGATGCTACAAAAGTTGAATTTGACGAACATAATAAGAAAAACCAAAGCGATGCCCGCGCCATTGCCAAATTGATTGCCGCTTTCAACCCTACCGTAATTATCGTGGAACGGGTGCCCGAACTAAATGAACAACTGATGACAGACTATATGGCGTACATAGCAAACCCCGAAATGGAGTTTAAAAATCCGAATGAAATACAATTGCTTGCTTATGAAGTGGGGCGGTTAAGCAAAGCCAGGAGAATTTATGGCATCGATTTCCACGAGGGATATAATTATAATGTTTATAATAGCATAAAGCCTCTTGTAGATTCTTTGACCTATTTAAAGTATTCTCGCCTTATTGCAAACCATATAAGAAAATCAAGAGAGGACACTTTGTCCCTGAAAGAACGACTAAAACTCACCAATCATCCACAGGTTTTAGATTACCTGATAAACGTAAATGCGGACATGCTTACATATGTTTCTACAAAAGGAAATGCAGAAGGAGCCAATGAGGCTGCAAAATTTTATCACCGCAATCTTGTGATGTATTCCAACCTAAACCAAATACCGCTAACAAAAAACGACCGGGTTTTCATTTTAATGGGCGCTGCACATACGGCGTTCTTCAGAGATTTGATGAAAAGAAGCCCAAAGTATCGGCTGGTAGATGTGTTTCATTATCTCAAATAG
- a CDS encoding FMN-binding glutamate synthase family protein, giving the protein MRRIFIIVALLSLVVTFLLGYYFSINWYVLFAAVLVVSFMGFYDMVQTKHSIRRIYPVFGRLRYVMEELRPKIYQYFVESDIDGRPLNRIDRSTIYQRAKQDNDTMPFGTQLDVYAPGYEWICHSIAPKGFNTLEHNPRVLFGNKDCKQPYDGSILNISAMSYGSLSSNAVEAMNGGAKIGGFAHNTGEGGLSDFHLKQGGDLIWQIGTGYFGCRDEQGNFSPGLFAKKAQIPNVKMIEIKISQGAKPGHGGILPAAKNTPEVAKIRHITPGITVESPPYHTAFSSPRELVQFIKHLRDLSGGKPIGFKLCIGHKSEFIAICKAMISQDTYPDFITVDGGEGGTGAAPQEFSNYVGAPLLDGLAFVEDVLCGLNIRHHIKIIASGKIMTGFHIARAAALGADACNCARAMMLAVGCIQALICNTNRCPTGVATQDPKLTKGLVVEDKRERVANFHKNTVKTFVELMGAAGLSGMQDITRSHVYRRVSLTAMFTFEEIFPSVKRGAFLDGKVPQKYNADFSFASEDRWGIHTVGSWSDDNTKEKVEIAQTASDGII; this is encoded by the coding sequence ATGAGGCGCATCTTTATTATTGTAGCCCTGCTATCGCTTGTCGTTACTTTTCTATTGGGCTATTATTTCAGCATTAACTGGTATGTGCTGTTTGCTGCTGTATTAGTAGTTTCCTTCATGGGATTCTATGATATGGTACAGACCAAACATAGCATCCGTCGTATTTACCCGGTGTTTGGCCGCTTACGCTATGTAATGGAAGAGCTGCGTCCCAAGATCTACCAGTACTTTGTGGAGTCGGATATTGACGGGCGCCCTTTAAACCGTATAGACCGCTCTACAATATACCAACGCGCCAAGCAGGATAATGATACCATGCCCTTCGGTACGCAACTGGATGTGTATGCGCCCGGCTATGAATGGATCTGTCACTCCATTGCACCCAAAGGTTTTAATACGCTGGAGCATAATCCTCGTGTGTTGTTTGGCAATAAAGATTGTAAGCAACCCTACGATGGGAGTATCCTCAATATATCTGCAATGAGCTACGGTTCCTTAAGTTCGAATGCAGTAGAAGCCATGAACGGCGGTGCTAAAATTGGCGGATTTGCTCATAATACAGGAGAAGGCGGATTAAGCGATTTTCATTTGAAACAAGGAGGCGACCTGATATGGCAAATTGGTACCGGTTATTTCGGTTGCCGCGATGAACAGGGCAATTTCTCCCCCGGGCTCTTTGCAAAAAAGGCGCAGATACCGAATGTCAAAATGATCGAAATAAAAATTTCACAGGGGGCAAAACCTGGTCATGGAGGTATTTTACCTGCTGCAAAGAATACACCGGAAGTCGCCAAGATCCGGCATATTACACCGGGTATAACAGTAGAGTCGCCTCCTTATCATACAGCTTTCAGTTCGCCACGGGAGCTGGTTCAATTCATTAAACATCTGAGAGATCTGTCCGGAGGTAAGCCAATTGGGTTTAAATTATGTATCGGACATAAAAGTGAATTTATTGCCATTTGCAAGGCCATGATCAGCCAGGATACTTATCCCGACTTTATTACCGTTGATGGTGGAGAAGGTGGTACCGGGGCGGCACCACAGGAGTTCTCTAACTATGTGGGGGCTCCATTGTTAGACGGTCTGGCTTTTGTTGAAGATGTGCTCTGTGGTTTAAATATCCGTCATCATATCAAGATCATTGCTTCGGGAAAGATTATGACCGGCTTCCATATTGCAAGAGCGGCCGCATTGGGCGCAGACGCCTGCAACTGTGCCCGGGCTATGATGCTGGCAGTGGGTTGTATACAGGCCTTGATCTGCAATACCAATCGCTGCCCAACCGGCGTAGCTACACAGGATCCAAAACTTACCAAAGGATTAGTGGTGGAAGACAAACGCGAAAGGGTAGCCAACTTTCATAAAAATACGGTGAAGACTTTTGTGGAGTTGATGGGTGCTGCGGGGCTTAGCGGTATGCAGGACATTACCCGCTCTCATGTGTACAGGCGCGTTTCATTAACAGCGATGTTTACTTTTGAAGAAATATTCCCCTCCGTAAAACGTGGCGCTTTCTTAGATGGCAAAGTGCCACAAAAATATAATGCTGATTTTTCATTTGCCAGCGAGGACCGGTGGGGTATACATACAGTGGGCAGCTGGAGCGATGACAATACCAAAGAAAAAGTAGAAATAGCACAAACAGCATCCGATGGTATCATTTAA
- a CDS encoding alpha-L-fucosidase, translated as MFKKLSIAAICSLFSLVTISQVKDIRMPLKNTYEILSTDTKEDIISKAVHVVPTANQYAALRNEYIAFIHFGPNTFTRMEWGSGKEDPKVFDLKTLDTDQWCRVMKEAGMKMVIITAKHHDGFVLWQSRYTKHGIMSTGFQNGKGDIVKELSTSCKKYGLRLGIYLSPADLFQIENAEGLYGNLSTYTERIIPRNIPGRPFANKTTFTFKVDDYNEYFLNQLFELLTEYGPISEVWFDGAHPKTKGGQTYNYLAWKKLIQTLAPNAVIFGKQDIRWCGNEAGGTRATEWNTIAYPFNPDTANYFPDLTKASLGQRDDLYKAKYIHYQQAETNTSIREGWFYRDNTEQKVRSADDVFDIYERSVGGNSTFLLNIPPNREGRFSDRDVKALLDAGRRIKDTYGINLFKNAMGDAKILDNNPATFSLLKDNAAELIITMPSAITINRILLQESVTTHGERVEAHAVDAWTGNEWKKIAVATNIGYKRILRFPEVTASKFRIRFTQLRAAPAINRVAAFYYKTRPPQLQISSDVNGRITIAPQQHNFNWNHNGENAAANINSGIEIRYTTDGSVPTKNSRLYTQPFEMSKGEVKAVAFSKTETGSVAVEAISIAKKDWKVIDLSSESVRHKAAVALDANSKTYWLSEATGPAQYITIDLGKTYVLKGFAYTPQSVNDKGMMEKGAVHASADGKTWTTISNFEFGNLINDPTKRRHNFSTPVSAKYIKIESKEIAGKGNVLAIAELDLFE; from the coding sequence ATGTTTAAAAAGCTTTCAATTGCAGCCATATGCTCTTTGTTCTCTTTAGTAACTATCAGCCAGGTTAAGGATATCCGTATGCCGCTGAAAAATACTTATGAAATTTTAAGTACCGATACTAAAGAGGATATTATCAGTAAGGCTGTGCATGTGGTACCCACCGCGAATCAATACGCCGCTCTGCGAAACGAATACATAGCCTTTATACATTTTGGTCCCAACACTTTTACCCGTATGGAGTGGGGTAGTGGCAAAGAAGATCCTAAAGTTTTCGACCTGAAAACCCTGGATACGGACCAATGGTGCCGGGTAATGAAAGAGGCCGGGATGAAGATGGTTATTATTACTGCCAAACATCATGACGGTTTCGTTTTATGGCAAAGCCGGTATACGAAACATGGTATCATGTCAACTGGCTTTCAAAACGGTAAGGGCGATATTGTAAAAGAGTTGTCGACCTCATGTAAAAAATACGGTTTGAGGCTGGGTATTTATTTATCGCCCGCAGACCTGTTCCAGATAGAAAATGCTGAAGGTTTATACGGCAACCTGAGTACATACACCGAAAGGATTATCCCCCGCAATATACCGGGGCGGCCTTTTGCCAATAAAACCACTTTTACATTTAAGGTAGATGATTATAATGAATACTTCCTTAACCAACTTTTTGAACTGCTGACAGAATACGGACCTATTAGTGAAGTGTGGTTTGATGGCGCCCACCCTAAAACAAAAGGTGGACAGACCTATAACTACCTGGCCTGGAAAAAGCTCATACAAACATTAGCTCCTAATGCCGTTATTTTTGGCAAGCAGGACATTCGCTGGTGTGGCAATGAGGCGGGTGGCACCAGGGCTACCGAGTGGAATACGATTGCTTATCCATTTAACCCCGACACAGCCAATTACTTTCCTGATTTGACGAAAGCTTCGCTGGGTCAACGGGATGATTTGTACAAGGCTAAATATATTCACTACCAGCAGGCAGAAACCAATACCTCTATAAGAGAGGGCTGGTTTTATCGCGATAATACGGAACAGAAAGTAAGAAGCGCTGATGATGTATTCGATATATATGAACGTTCTGTTGGAGGAAATTCTACCTTTCTTTTGAATATCCCACCCAACAGGGAAGGCCGTTTCTCTGATAGAGATGTAAAAGCGCTGCTGGATGCGGGCCGTCGTATTAAGGATACTTACGGAATTAACCTGTTTAAAAATGCGATGGGCGACGCAAAAATTTTAGATAACAACCCGGCGACGTTTTCTCTACTAAAAGATAATGCGGCAGAATTAATTATTACGATGCCGTCAGCTATTACTATCAATCGCATTTTATTACAGGAGTCGGTTACTACACATGGCGAAAGAGTAGAAGCACATGCAGTGGATGCCTGGACGGGCAATGAATGGAAAAAGATTGCAGTAGCTACCAATATCGGTTACAAGCGCATCCTTCGTTTTCCCGAAGTAACTGCATCTAAATTCAGGATACGCTTTACACAATTGAGAGCTGCTCCTGCTATCAACAGGGTAGCTGCTTTCTATTATAAAACAAGACCACCCCAGTTACAAATTTCTTCGGATGTCAATGGCCGTATAACCATCGCCCCTCAACAACACAATTTCAACTGGAATCATAACGGCGAAAATGCAGCAGCCAATATTAATTCGGGTATTGAGATCCGCTACACAACCGATGGCAGCGTTCCCACTAAGAATTCACGACTTTATACTCAGCCTTTTGAAATGAGCAAAGGCGAAGTGAAAGCTGTGGCATTCAGTAAAACCGAAACAGGTAGCGTAGCAGTCGAAGCAATAAGCATTGCTAAAAAAGACTGGAAGGTTATTGACTTAAGCAGCGAATCGGTACGCCATAAAGCAGCCGTTGCATTGGATGCTAACAGCAAAACCTACTGGCTTTCTGAAGCGACAGGTCCAGCACAATACATTACAATCGACCTGGGTAAAACCTACGTATTAAAAGGGTTTGCTTACACCCCGCAAAGCGTCAATGATAAAGGCATGATGGAAAAAGGAGCTGTGCATGCAAGCGCTGATGGTAAAACCTGGACGACCATCAGCAATTTTGAATTCGGAAATCTAATTAACGACCCTACCAAACGCAGGCATAATTTTTCTACACCGGTCTCCGCTAAGTATATAAAGATCGAATCAAAAGAAATTGCCGGTAAAGGCAATGTACTGGCAATAGCGGAGCTGGATCTTTTTGAGTAA
- a CDS encoding sensor histidine kinase, with product MRLHTKLALFTTISTLTVLIVFVVLLPQIMQEVAFSNTNQALLQQKQKVLQQINVTGIDYYLEGDSTYGSYSMLKDEYISLEHVDATALTDTLITEQRLVDRDTINYRILMHSFRSGDQAYLLEIGKKTASISADARALQQTALYILLPLALVILLIQIVYNRYLLKPLGYIIRSRLLKASFPFNRQADKLKSSTYDFLYLDESISQLMQQINYAFEKEREFTSNASHELMTPISILQSKIENLAEDESLSDDQYKKLESITHIIRRLKKIVNALLLISRVDNNQFDNQDVLVINEMVEQVVEELQHRIAQKDIVLDIRLSRITLKNINRDLLFQLFYNIINNAIKFNKTGGSINITDRQLSGSAYAVLIEDSGTGIDEQLLKEVFYRFKKGATRAEGYGLGLSIVDAIARHEGLLLDVQSQKNKGSCFTVTFQEKHL from the coding sequence ATGCGACTGCATACCAAGCTTGCCTTATTTACAACGATCAGCACGCTGACCGTATTAATAGTATTTGTAGTGTTACTACCGCAAATAATGCAAGAGGTTGCGTTCTCTAATACCAACCAGGCACTTTTACAGCAAAAGCAAAAAGTGCTGCAACAGATCAACGTTACCGGTATTGATTATTATCTTGAGGGAGATTCTACTTATGGTAGTTATTCTATGCTAAAAGATGAGTATATATCGCTGGAGCATGTGGATGCAACTGCCTTAACCGACACGTTAATAACAGAGCAGCGACTGGTAGACAGGGATACGATCAACTATCGTATACTCATGCACAGTTTCAGATCGGGAGATCAGGCGTATCTTTTAGAAATTGGTAAAAAAACGGCATCCATAAGTGCTGATGCAAGGGCTTTGCAGCAAACCGCCCTTTATATTTTACTACCCCTGGCGCTGGTTATATTATTAATACAGATCGTTTACAACCGGTACCTGCTAAAGCCGCTGGGATATATCATCCGGTCAAGGCTGTTGAAGGCCAGCTTTCCGTTTAACCGGCAGGCAGATAAGCTAAAAAGTTCAACCTACGACTTCCTGTATCTGGACGAAAGCATTTCACAGTTGATGCAGCAAATCAATTATGCATTTGAAAAAGAAAGAGAATTTACCTCCAACGCCTCTCATGAATTAATGACGCCGATCAGCATTTTGCAAAGCAAGATAGAGAACCTGGCGGAAGATGAAAGTTTAAGCGACGATCAGTATAAAAAACTGGAATCTATTACTCATATTATCCGGCGGCTGAAAAAAATAGTAAATGCGCTTTTACTAATATCAAGGGTGGATAACAACCAGTTTGACAACCAGGATGTGCTGGTTATCAACGAAATGGTTGAGCAGGTGGTAGAAGAGCTGCAGCACCGTATAGCACAAAAAGATATTGTCTTAGATATACGGCTTTCCCGTATTACCCTGAAAAATATAAACAGGGACCTGTTGTTCCAGCTATTTTACAATATAATCAATAACGCCATTAAATTTAACAAAACAGGGGGCTCAATAAATATAACAGACCGGCAGCTAAGTGGCTCGGCCTATGCGGTTTTAATAGAAGATTCAGGAACAGGCATTGATGAACAGCTGCTTAAGGAGGTTTTTTACCGGTTCAAAAAGGGAGCTACCCGGGCCGAAGGATACGGGCTGGGATTGTCTATTGTTGACGCTATTGCCAGGCATGAGGGCTTACTCCTCGATGTACAATCACAAAAGAATAAAGGCAGTTGCTTCACTGTCACTTTCCAGGAAAAGCATTTGTAA
- a CDS encoding sensor histidine kinase, giving the protein MRPNRLEGILHLVFWSLFVVTKILIVSYGGAIRIQWGSLSFWDISYLSVSAVVFYINYLVLLPRFTNKSSLTGYVLSIMLSYLLFVLIRFLFEEKIVLAIWGFKNYYGTPSLLFYLKDNLYFSAPSIVFSTTIWSITNNMRLLKENAAIKIQRSEAELKFLKARVNPHFIFNSLNNIYSLVYHQKQQESLQAIESLAGMMRFTTYESEKECIPLRVEVEYIKDFMLLEKLRYGKELAVVFNVHILNNDQRMSPFILSPFIENAFKHGVVDDIKNPVTINLNTTSEEILFSVENKISTGKKDSLGGFGLENVRKRLAIYYPGRHKLVVEQGNGSHKILLNVKLFA; this is encoded by the coding sequence ATGCGGCCAAACAGATTGGAGGGGATCCTACATTTAGTATTCTGGTCTTTATTTGTGGTTACTAAAATTTTGATCGTTTCTTATGGCGGAGCGATACGGATTCAATGGGGGAGCCTCTCCTTTTGGGATATTTCATACCTTTCTGTATCCGCAGTAGTTTTTTATATCAACTACTTGGTGCTACTGCCCAGATTTACTAACAAGAGCTCATTGACCGGATATGTCCTTTCTATTATGCTAAGCTATTTGTTATTTGTTCTGATACGCTTTTTATTCGAGGAAAAGATAGTTCTGGCAATCTGGGGATTTAAGAATTATTATGGAACACCATCGTTATTGTTTTATTTGAAGGACAATCTATATTTTAGTGCACCTTCAATCGTCTTTAGCACAACAATCTGGTCCATTACCAACAATATGCGATTGTTGAAGGAAAATGCCGCGATAAAAATTCAACGGTCAGAGGCAGAATTAAAATTTTTGAAGGCACGGGTAAATCCCCATTTTATATTTAACTCTTTGAATAACATTTATTCCTTGGTATATCATCAGAAGCAACAGGAATCTTTACAGGCGATAGAGTCCCTGGCCGGTATGATGCGGTTTACCACATATGAGTCGGAAAAAGAATGTATTCCCTTGCGTGTAGAAGTAGAATATATAAAGGATTTTATGTTATTGGAGAAACTGCGGTATGGAAAGGAATTGGCTGTTGTTTTTAATGTTCACATTTTGAATAACGATCAACGGATGTCGCCTTTTATATTGTCCCCCTTTATCGAAAACGCGTTTAAACATGGTGTGGTAGACGATATAAAGAACCCCGTGACTATTAATCTTAATACCACCAGTGAGGAAATATTGTTTTCAGTCGAAAATAAAATAAGCACCGGGAAAAAGGACAGCTTAGGCGGGTTTGGCCTGGAGAATGTTCGTAAACGCCTGGCTATTTATTATCCCGGCAGACATAAATTAGTTGTAGAGCAGGGGAATGGCAGCCATAAGATATTGTTAAACGTAAAATTGTTTGCATGA
- the lysS gene encoding lysine--tRNA ligase: MSVQQLSEQEQIRREKLQKLREAGVNPYPPELFPVSHYSADIKNSFTEETKEQFAQVHVAGRIMSINDKGKVFFIKIQDNQGIFQLYVKRDELYPGEDKSLWDVLVKHGLDLGDFIGATGYVFITKTGETSLHTQSLTLLAKSLKPLPVVKRDEEGNVFDEVTDPEFKYRQRYADLVINPSVRDTFVKRTKLMNSIREFLNQQGALEVDTPVLQAIPGGAAARPFVTHHNALDVPFYLRIANELYLKRLVVGGFDWVYEFSRNFRNEGMDRTHNPEFTVLEFYVAYKDYFWMMETTEQLLEKAALDVNGTTDATIGDETISFKAPFARVSIYDAIKEHTGFDVSEMDEDGLKEVCGKLGIHVDKTMGKGKLIDEIFGEKCEHHYVQPTFIIDYPIEMSPLTKKHRSKEGLVERFELMVNGKEVANAYSELNDPIEQRERFEEQAKLMERGDEEAMYIDYDFLRALEYGMPPTSGIGFGIDRLVMMLTNSPSIQDVLFFPQMRPEKFD, from the coding sequence ATGAGTGTACAACAATTATCAGAGCAGGAACAGATCAGAAGAGAAAAACTGCAAAAACTTAGAGAAGCCGGTGTAAACCCTTACCCGCCGGAGCTATTTCCCGTATCGCACTATTCGGCTGATATAAAGAATAGCTTTACCGAAGAAACCAAGGAACAGTTTGCGCAGGTGCATGTAGCTGGCCGTATCATGAGTATCAATGATAAGGGTAAGGTTTTCTTTATAAAAATACAGGACAACCAGGGCATCTTTCAATTATATGTAAAACGTGATGAGTTATACCCCGGGGAAGATAAAAGCCTTTGGGATGTGTTGGTAAAACATGGACTGGACCTGGGAGATTTCATTGGCGCCACCGGTTATGTGTTTATTACTAAAACAGGCGAAACCTCACTGCATACCCAGTCCCTGACCCTTTTAGCTAAATCATTAAAGCCTTTACCGGTTGTAAAGCGTGATGAGGAAGGGAATGTATTTGACGAAGTAACCGACCCGGAATTTAAATACCGACAGCGCTATGCGGACCTGGTGATCAACCCGTCGGTAAGAGATACTTTTGTAAAGCGTACCAAACTGATGAACTCCATCCGTGAGTTTTTAAACCAGCAGGGAGCATTAGAGGTAGATACACCCGTATTGCAAGCGATCCCTGGCGGTGCAGCAGCAAGGCCATTTGTAACCCATCATAATGCTTTAGATGTTCCTTTTTACCTGCGTATTGCTAATGAGCTCTACCTGAAAAGGCTGGTTGTCGGTGGATTTGACTGGGTATATGAGTTCAGCCGCAATTTCCGTAATGAAGGAATGGACCGTACGCATAACCCGGAATTTACCGTGCTTGAGTTCTACGTGGCTTATAAAGATTATTTCTGGATGATGGAAACAACGGAGCAGTTGCTGGAAAAAGCAGCACTGGACGTAAACGGCACTACTGATGCCACAATAGGGGATGAAACGATCTCATTCAAAGCGCCTTTTGCAAGGGTATCCATCTATGATGCCATAAAAGAGCATACCGGTTTTGATGTAAGCGAAATGGATGAGGATGGGTTGAAAGAAGTTTGTGGTAAACTGGGCATTCATGTAGATAAAACGATGGGTAAGGGCAAACTTATTGATGAGATCTTTGGAGAGAAATGTGAGCATCATTATGTACAGCCGACCTTTATTATCGATTATCCTATCGAGATGAGCCCGCTTACTAAAAAGCATCGCAGCAAAGAAGGGTTGGTAGAGCGTTTTGAGCTGATGGTGAACGGTAAAGAAGTTGCCAACGCTTACAGTGAGCTAAATGATCCTATTGAGCAGCGCGAACGTTTTGAGGAACAGGCTAAGCTGATGGAGCGTGGTGATGAAGAAGCCATGTATATCGATTATGACTTTTTACGTGCTCTGGAATATGGTATGCCTCCTACATCAGGTATCGGTTTTGGTATCGATCGCCTGGTGATGATGTTGACCAATTCTCCATCCATACAGGATGTGTTATTCTTCCCGCAAATGCGACCTGAGAAATTCGATTAA
- a CDS encoding DUF4382 domain-containing protein: protein MKRIFYSVSIFTVLLTAACSKNDNNSNTEGQAKVQMVLTDAPGLNYEALYLDIKEVSINNSTTDEGWVPYPVGSVFAQPINILDYRNGKTIAVGDPISLPAGKIEQIRLVLGDNNTIVVHGQTEKLTVPSGVVKVNLHQELLPNGVYKIWVDFDAARSVKVHGTGSGKYILRPVIKAFVDQANGQIRGYVKPAASEALVYALNGADTLGSAIPALDGFYQFVGLPAGGYSLSFDASTASGYRDSTINNVNVVYGQVTDVGTLAAPVLLTK, encoded by the coding sequence ATGAAACGAATTTTTTATTCCGTATCTATCTTTACAGTATTGCTGACGGCGGCCTGCTCAAAAAATGATAACAACAGTAATACTGAAGGCCAGGCTAAGGTACAAATGGTGTTGACCGATGCGCCTGGCCTTAATTATGAAGCCCTTTATCTCGACATAAAGGAAGTAAGCATTAACAACAGTACTACCGACGAAGGCTGGGTTCCATATCCTGTGGGATCTGTGTTTGCACAGCCCATTAATATTTTAGATTACCGGAACGGGAAAACTATTGCTGTGGGCGATCCGATTTCTTTGCCTGCAGGTAAAATTGAACAGATCCGGTTGGTTTTGGGAGATAATAATACGATCGTGGTACACGGGCAAACTGAAAAGCTCACGGTCCCATCGGGAGTAGTAAAAGTAAACCTTCACCAGGAGCTTTTGCCCAATGGTGTTTATAAGATCTGGGTTGATTTTGATGCAGCCCGTTCGGTAAAAGTACATGGCACAGGAAGCGGTAAATATATATTAAGGCCCGTTATTAAGGCATTTGTAGATCAAGCCAACGGACAAATACGTGGTTACGTAAAACCTGCAGCATCGGAAGCGCTGGTTTATGCTTTAAATGGTGCCGACACCCTGGGAAGTGCTATACCTGCTTTGGATGGTTTTTACCAGTTTGTAGGTCTTCCTGCGGGCGGTTATTCATTGTCTTTCGACGCCAGTACCGCATCAGGCTATAGAGATTCTACTATTAATAACGTAAACGTTGTTTATGGCCAGGTTACCGATGTGGGAACCTTGGCTGCACCCGTTTTGTTGACTAAGTAG